The DNA region AGAAAATAGTATCAGAAAAATATTTTAAATAAAACTTAGGAGGAGATTACAATGTTTCTTTTATTACCATTTGGAATAATAGTAATAGTAGCTGCGTTAATAATAATATTTAAGGCTATTAAAATTGTTCCTGAATCAAGAGTTTACATTATTGAAAAATTAGGAAAATATGACCAGTCGCTGTCATCAGGTCTGAATTTTATAAATCCGTTTTTTGACAGAGTTGCAAGGGTTGTTTCATTGAAGGAACAGGTTGTGGATTTTCCACCTCAGCCTGTAATTACAAAGGATAACGCCACTATGCAAATTGATACAATAATATATTTTCAGATAACTGATCCAAAGTTATATACTTATGGAATTGAAAGACCTATATCAGCTATTGAAAATCTTACTGCAACAACATTGAGAAATATAATCGGGGATATGACTGTTGACCAGACATTGACTTCGAGAGATGTAATAAATACAAATATGAGAGTTGAGCTTGATGAAGCTACAGATCCATGGGGAATTAAAGTAAACAGGGTTGAGTTAAAGAGTATAATTCCACCGGCTGACATAAGATCTGCCATGGAAAAGGAAATGAAGGCGGAAAGGGAAAAAAGAGCGAATATCCTTGAAGCACAGGCTAAAAGAGAATCTGCAATATTAGTGGCTGAAGGGGAAAAACAGGCGGCAATATTGAGAGCGGAAGCTAAAAAGGAACAGGCTATAAAGGAAGCTGAAGGGGAAGCGGAAGCTATTCTTTCAATTCAGAAGGCAAAAGCAGAGGCATTGAGACTTCTGAATGAAGCAAAACCTACGCCTGAAGTACTTTCATTAAAAGGAATGGAAGCATTTGAAAAAGCGGCTGACGGAAATGCCACAAAAATCATCGTTCCTGCAAATTTCCAAAATCTTGCAAGCACAATAACTGCATTTGCAGAATTAAATGAAAAAACTGAAAACTAATATAGTTCAGAAGTTAAGGAGTACTTTTAAAGCTGATATTTTTTCAGAATGTAGTAATGCTAAATAAATATTATTGTTAAATACAACAAAGTATGCTAAAATATTTAGGAAAAATAAAAATATGGAGGAAGAATAATGAGAAAAGTAATCGTAGCGGGAAACTGGAAAATGAACAAAACTGCAAAAGAGGCAGCAGAATTTTTTGCAGAATTTAAACCTTTAGTTGCAGATGTTAAAAATGCAGGGATTGTTATAGGGGTACCGTTTACAGCTTTAGAGACAGCAACAAGAGAAACAGCAGGATCAAATATTAAAATAGCTGCTGAAAATATGAATGCAAATGACAGTGGGGCTTATACAGGAGAAGTTTCTCCATTAATGTTAAAGGATTTAGGTGTTGAATATGTTATTTTAGGACACTCAGAAAGAAGAGAGTACTATGGAGAAACTGATGCCATAGTTAATGAAAAAGTAAAAGCGGCACTTAAACATGGATTAAAACCAATTTTATGTGTTGGAGAAAAATTGGAAGAAAGAGAAAATGGAACTACTGAAAAAGTAGTTGAAGAACAAGTAGTAGGTGGATTGAAAGATGTATCTGCTGAAGAAATGACAAATGTAGTAATAGCTTATGAACCTGTATGGGCAATAGGAACAGGTAAAACTGCAACTCCGGAACAGGCTCAGGAAGTTCATGCATTTATAAGAGGATTACTTGGAAAACTTTACAGTGCTGAAGTGGCTGAAAATGTAACAGTTCAGTATGGTGGATCAATGAATGATGCCAATGCGGCTGAGCTTATCGCTCAAAAAGATATAGATGGTGGATTAGTTGGAGGAGCAAGCTTAATTCCTGAAAAATTCACTGTAATAGTAAAAGCGGGAGATTCTGCAGTTAAGTAGTTAATGTATAATTTGCCGTAAATTCATAGGAGGAATAATGTTAGAAAATTTACTGGTAATAATTTTAGTAGTTTTAGCTATAATCATGATAGCTGTTATCCTGTTACAGCCTGACAGAAGTCAGGGACTTGCTAAAAATGCCAATATAGTAGACGAGGAAAAAGAAGGAATCGAAAAGTTTACTGAATGGATAGCAACAGCATTTCTAGTTGTAGCAGTATTGTTTCAGATAATAAGATAATAAAAAAATAATCAACTTGGTTTTATAAAGTTCTTTTTAGGAATTTAAAAACTGAGTTGATTTTTTATATGGCCAAAAATCCAGGAAAATGAGGAAATAGTGTAAAAGTAAAAATATTCACAGCAATTTCAGTTGTAAATAATCATATAAAGAAGTATAATATATAATATTAGAAAAGGAGTGTGGGAGTTATAATGAAACTAACTTATCTTGGCTTAAAATCTGACTTGAAGGAAATCCTTCCGGAAGAATTTAATAGGAACGAAGAAGTTTTATATGTATTTGAAAATACATCTTCGTTTTTTGAAATAAAAAGGGAGTACTTACAAACATTTCAGAACATTTTCAATAATTTTAAACTGATGAACAGCTATGATTTTTATGAGAAACTTTTTGAAACGGATAAAATTGTCATAAAGGAAGAAAAACAGGCTGTACTATTCTATAATTCATTGGATAAAAGTATAAAAAGAGAGCTGAAAATAAAGAATTACTATGATGCAATAGACATTGCATATAATTTTTATACACTTTTTTCTGAATTACAGGAATATAAAGTGGATTATTCAAATAAAGAGGAATTAGGACTTGAAAAATGGCAGGAAAAAACATTTGATGAGCTTGTTAAAATAAATAAAAATATAGAAAAAAAAGTACAGGAAAAAGGACTTATTTTACCTTATATGCTTAGAAGAAAAGAAAATATATCAGATGTTTTCATAAAAAAATATAAGAAAATATGTTTTATAAATAAGATTAAATTTACTCCATTTGAGAAAGAAATGATTGAAATTCTTGAATCAAAGGGAATAGAAATTGAAAATAAGATTCAGCTTGGGAAAAATGATTTTGATGAGGAAAAACTCCAAATAAAAGATAGTTTTTCACTACCTGAAAAGGAGGAATTTGAGAGGGATTTTGGTGTAAATATTGAAATTCATGAATATGAAAATAAATTTACACAGCTTCTGGGAATGATAAAAAAGCTTTCTTCCGATGATATTTCAGGTGAAGATGTAAAGGAATGTAAAATATATGATTTACAGGGAAGTATTGAAAATAATGAGGCAGATTATCATCTTCTGAATCAGTCTAAAATAAAATATAATCTTGAAATAACAATGCAGAAAACAAAAATTTATAAGGTTCTGGAACTTTTATACAATATTCTGGAAAATGTAAGGCCGGTTCATTTAAAAAATGGGGATGTACATTACATGTTTAAAGTTAAGGAATTTTATAATGCGTATAAATCAGATAATTTTTTAAATACTTTTGATCTTGGAAAAACTTATTCCTATTTCCAATCTTTTGCAAGGGAGGATTATAAATATATTTCGAAGGAGCAGTTAAGTAATTTTGTCAAAGAAAGTGAAGATGGGGAAAGTTTCCTATATAAAGATGAAGTTAAAGTACTTGCAGAATTTATGGGGGAATTGGAAAGAATATTGAATTTTTCCACTTTAAAGGATTTTGAAGATTATCTTTCGGAGCTCTTCAATAAAAATGATATTGAAGGAAGCAATGTCCGTGATAAATATTTTGAAGCACTTTCAGAAATGACAGTTCTGGAAGAATTTGATTTTGATGATTTGTGGGAAGGATTTTTTGGGAAAAATATATCTGCAAGCCTGCTGAAATTATTTTTGAAATATCTGGATAAAAAGGCTATAAGTCTTGATCTTGAAAAAATAAGTGAAGAAGATGTGGAGCAGTACAGTATAAATGATTTTTCCTCAATTTCAGAAACTTCTAAAAAAAATCTGATATTTTTAAATCTTCAGGATACGTTTCCTGAAGTAAAGGTAAATAATTTCTTTTTTTCAAAGATACAGAGGGAAAAAATAGGACTTCCTGTTTCAGAAGAAGAAAAAAAGGTTGAAAATTTTAAACTTATTAATAATATTTTGAATGCAGAAAATGTGTGTCTGTCGTATATTAAAAATATAGATGAAAATAAA from Leptotrichia sp. oral taxon 215 str. W9775 includes:
- a CDS encoding PD-(D/E)XK nuclease family protein is translated as MKLTYLGLKSDLKEILPEEFNRNEEVLYVFENTSSFFEIKREYLQTFQNIFNNFKLMNSYDFYEKLFETDKIVIKEEKQAVLFYNSLDKSIKRELKIKNYYDAIDIAYNFYTLFSELQEYKVDYSNKEELGLEKWQEKTFDELVKINKNIEKKVQEKGLILPYMLRRKENISDVFIKKYKKICFINKIKFTPFEKEMIEILESKGIEIENKIQLGKNDFDEEKLQIKDSFSLPEKEEFERDFGVNIEIHEYENKFTQLLGMIKKLSSDDISGEDVKECKIYDLQGSIENNEADYHLLNQSKIKYNLEITMQKTKIYKVLELLYNILENVRPVHLKNGDVHYMFKVKEFYNAYKSDNFLNTFDLGKTYSYFQSFAREDYKYISKEQLSNFVKESEDGESFLYKDEVKVLAEFMGELERILNFSTLKDFEDYLSELFNKNDIEGSNVRDKYFEALSEMTVLEEFDFDDLWEGFFGKNISASLLKLFLKYLDKKAISLDLEKISEEDVEQYSINDFSSISETSKKNLIFLNLQDTFPEVKVNNFFFSKIQREKIGLPVSEEEKKVENFKLINNILNAENVCLSYIKNIDENKDCSGIIEEIRLKYGKEVIKNEILEKDELEFVKRYFTEDKWKKRKIGKFIKSKLKKDLERLKDAKLNLGYYSFEKIEKFEYGYYLENMIGKTEIEEIDEKINPLMFGSIIHSVYEKIVKENKEKIEKFEYDADINEIRKILNEVLNSYEYKMPQEFIKFYREISFEEIAKSIKKFFRQLKEEMLNQSEIEIYSEEKVRLDKEKNIYKNVYINGRMDLYIKTAIEKIFVDYKSGKLDKKEKIEEAQRQLDYYSIMLEENDGKEIKKWIVDTWNGEIIKDGRETPSLTEDDIKNVLKRYYENEYYSIGEGEKEPETFNYRTYKNICRWKDEVDGENE
- a CDS encoding preprotein translocase subunit SecG, translated to MLENLLVIILVVLAIIMIAVILLQPDRSQGLAKNANIVDEEKEGIEKFTEWIATAFLVVAVLFQIIR
- a CDS encoding SPFH domain-containing protein, producing the protein MFLLLPFGIIVIVAALIIIFKAIKIVPESRVYIIEKLGKYDQSLSSGLNFINPFFDRVARVVSLKEQVVDFPPQPVITKDNATMQIDTIIYFQITDPKLYTYGIERPISAIENLTATTLRNIIGDMTVDQTLTSRDVINTNMRVELDEATDPWGIKVNRVELKSIIPPADIRSAMEKEMKAEREKRANILEAQAKRESAILVAEGEKQAAILRAEAKKEQAIKEAEGEAEAILSIQKAKAEALRLLNEAKPTPEVLSLKGMEAFEKAADGNATKIIVPANFQNLASTITAFAELNEKTEN
- the tpiA gene encoding triose-phosphate isomerase, with the protein product MRKVIVAGNWKMNKTAKEAAEFFAEFKPLVADVKNAGIVIGVPFTALETATRETAGSNIKIAAENMNANDSGAYTGEVSPLMLKDLGVEYVILGHSERREYYGETDAIVNEKVKAALKHGLKPILCVGEKLEERENGTTEKVVEEQVVGGLKDVSAEEMTNVVIAYEPVWAIGTGKTATPEQAQEVHAFIRGLLGKLYSAEVAENVTVQYGGSMNDANAAELIAQKDIDGGLVGGASLIPEKFTVIVKAGDSAVK